ATGATACGGCCGAGTCCGCCCGGCAGTTCCTCAGGGTGCTCGACCAAGGACTTCGAACCAGAGCGGCCCATTCCCGTAGCGCCAAATGCCGCGAACACGACCCTATCCGAGAGGGGGGATCCCGCCAGAACCCTGGCGCACTCGAGCATGGCGGCCAGACCAGAAGCATTGTCGTTCGCACCCTTCGATTCCGGCAAGTCAGTGTCCAATGATGCACAGATGAGCACCGCGCCAGCGTCGCTGCTCAAGTTCGAACCAGAGGCTGGACCGGCGGCCGTTGCCTCTGGCATTGCCTCCGCTGCTGCCTCTGACGTTGCCGCTGACATTGCCTCCGCCTCTAGCGTCGCCGCTGACATCGCCGCTGACATCGCCGCCACCACATTGACCGATGATGCCGACACATCTCCCACGGTGCGGACGAAACTCACCTTTCGCGCCTCGTACCCGTACTCCGCCAACTTCGCAGCCACGTAGTCGGCAGCGGCCTCCTCAGAGGCGCTGCCCGCTGGACGCGGGCCTATGCGGGACGCGATCTCACGCACATGGGCTATTGCAGCAGCAGCGCTCGCCATCGGAACAGATGACTGCCGTGCAAGGGCCTTTGGCATCACTGCAAGATGATACGCAAACAAGGCCGTCAACACCAGGAAGACGGCCAAGGCTGCGCCACGACGGCGCGCCGACCAGCGCTCCGTTCTATGCCTAGAGTCCCCGATCGGAGGAGGGATCAATGGATGCACTCCACCTCTATCTTGCCAGGACCAACATCAGCCACTACGTCGAGCCGGGCTCGAGCAGTCCTGTAGTTCGGCGATTCCCAGGTGTCTTCGGCGCCTATGTTCCGCTGGCTCCGCTTCTCGCCATCCACCCAGAGGCTCCCGGTTCCTATGCTGGCCCGGATTCTGAGCCCGAGGCTCTCTGGAACGACAATACTCAGCTTGCCGGTTCCCACGTTCACGTCTGCGGTAATGTCGTGATCGATCGAAGAGCCGGAGAAGTCAAGATTCGCCGAGCCTGCGCCCAGCTCGCCCGACACACGTGTGAGCTTTGAGTTGCCGATGCCCGCAATGCGGATGGTTCCAGCCCCGACATGGAAATCGAGCTCTCCAGCCCCGCGGCTGCTCCCCCAGCCCCAGATCAAGCTGGCTGACTGCGGAGGAGTCGCGAACTCCATCTTCGCCTCGCCGCCTCCGATTGTTATCGATATGCTGCGGGCGGCCAGTTTCTCAAGCACAGCATCGATTCTGCCGGCGCCCACCTCCAGTAGCAGGGATGTGGGAATCTCAGGACGTCCAAGGGTTATCCGGTGCTGTTCCCTACCACGCGAGATGAATGGAACAAACCATAGTCCCTCACGATCAGTTTGGTACTCCATCGTGAGGCGACCACCAGACTGCGTGGTCCGTAGCTGCGGAGCCCGTCCTGACACGGAGTAGTCCGCCACAGCATCAAGGAGGTTTCCCCCGTTCGCAGTGGACAGGAACAGATCCCCTGCGCCCAGCCGCACCTTGAGCTCTGTTTCTGAAGGCTTGTAGTCATCGTATGCGACGCTGAACTCCTTGTGGTGCGGGAGAACCCCGCCGTCGGAACGCGAGTAACGCATAGCCTCAGGCGCCACGTACGATACCGCTGAGACAACAAGGGCAATAGCCAACACGGCAATGAGAATCCCCGCAAGTGCGCTCCCGCGCCCGAACATGATGGAGACTCCCCACAGTATCACAAGCACAGGCCAGTATTTCCACAGTGACGCCCACGCAGACCACGCCAAGAGACCAGTAGTGTTCAGAAGAAGAACCACACCCACCAGGATCAGGATGATAGCGCCTGTGTAGTCCCCGACTCTCCTACCGCTCACAGCTCTCGCCTCCCTCTCTGAACCATGCAGATTCGCTCTGGTGTCGGAATTTCCTCCAGGCCGCAGACTCCCATTCGCCCCTTTGCATACAGTAATGACGACCCGATCTAGGCAGGAGGCGATACCATGAGTTCGCACGCGCTTGTAAGGCAGATGTTCGCCGGCGGCAATACGTCAGTTGGCTTCCATTCCTTCTACAACTATATCATAGGTCATGATGCCGCGAGAGTGATAGTGATCAAGGGCGGACCGGGGGTAGGAAAGTCGACGCTGATGAAATACGTGGGAGAGAACATGCTGTCCCGAGGTTACGACGTGGAGCTGTTTCACTGCTCGTCTGATCCGGAATCCCTCGACGGGGTGGTGTTTCCGGGAATCGGCGTTGCCCTGATTGATGGCACTGCTCCCCACATTGTTGATCCGGTGTTTCCTGGCGCTGTGGACGAAATACTGTATATGGGCGAGTACTGGGACGAATCTGCCATGCGGGCGGCCAGAAACCAGATCGTAGCATGCACGAAAGACGTGTCGCGCCTCTTCCAGCGCGCGTACCGATTCCTGCGCACCGCAAGCGATGTTCTGGATGACTGGAGTGAGGCAAACGCCGAGGGACTCGACCACGGCGCCGCCAACAAGGTGGCAGATACGGTAATCGGCGACATCATAGGCACTGCTAATGTGGCGGATAGGCCAGGCGCCGAGCGTCACCTGTTCGCCTCAGCCATCACTCCCGCGGGGTTCGTCAACCACCTCGAGACTGTGGTCGCAGCATGCTCCCGGCGGTATGTTGTCGAGGGCGGGCCTGGGTCAGGCAAATCACGGCTCATCACCCATGCCGCCAACCGCGCCTTGGAGTGCGGATTCGATGTAGAGCTCTTCCATTGCTCACTGAATCCCGCAAGCTTGGAGCACCTGATCATACCCGCCCTGGGGGTAGCGGTGATAACCTCAGTTGAGCCCCACCAGTGGACCATTGGAAACGATGATACGCTAGTGGACATGGCCCAATGCCTGGATCCTGCAGTAGTTGAGCGAAATGAGAAGATCATCGAATACGACCGGAAACTGATGAACGAAGCCATGGGAAGGGCCATCTTCTTCCTCAACCAGGCCCGGGAGATGCACGACTTCCTCGAGTCGTTCTACGTTCCCAACATCGACTTCGACGCCGTTCGCGCCCTTCGCCACCGCACGCTGGAGCGAATCCTCCGTTTCGCTGAGGAGACTCCCCGCGACTAGGGAATCACCTCGACTAAAGAATCACCTCGACTACATCCCGGTCAATCCGCTTCATGGTCTCGGTGATCTTGTCGGTCAAAGCGGGGTCGTCCTTGCAGGCCGCACGAACCTGCCGGAGCAGGTCGATCCCGCGCCTGAAAGCCGACACCACATCTCCCTCGGCGTAGTTTGAACCCCTCAATAGCCCGGCGAAGTCGGCGCCCTGGCTCCACTTGTAGGCAAGGGGGGCAAGCCCAGTGAAGAACCTAATGGCGCTCGCTCCGGTGTAGCTCTCCTCCACAAGTTCGATCTGCGCCGCTATATCCCTGATCCGATCCACATCGAAAGGCACGCCCTTAGCCGGGAACTCTCCACGCCTGGGCTCGTAGTCGATGCACACCGCTAATGCAGCAATCTGATCCTCGTCGTAGTCGTGGAACACCCCGGAGAATACGAGCTCCGTAACAAGGAGCTCCTGCGTGTGGATCTCCCTGGCGATCTCGCCTCTGGGCAGGAGCCTTCCATTCTGGATGTACCCAAGCCTCTCAAGCAGCGCCTGCTTGCGCTTGAAGTCGTGGACGAACCGTTCCTCGCTCCCGAGCCGGCGCATTCTCTCGTAGAGGCTTTCCATCCTCCCAACGATCACGCCCCTCCTGGCCAGAAGCCTTCGGCAGGCCCGCTTCTCTCCAGTGGAGCACTCCTTCGAGGTGAGGGCGCCCAGTTCCGCGCGGAGCGAGTCCATGTCCGCCTTGATACTCGCTCGCCTCTCCTTGCTTCGTCGGCGCTTCGCTACCCTTTTCAGCTGAAGCCGAAGCTCTGCGAGTTTCGTGTTGAGGCCAGTTGCGTACAGGGGACAGCCAGGCTGATTCAGGGTCTCGCATGCACGCCCCACGATCTCAGTCTCGAGTTCTCTGGCGCTTGCAAGCCCAGCCTCGATCTCCCGCTTCTGAGCACTTGTTTGGTAACTTGCAAAGTTCTGCTTGAGCACCTTTCGGATCTCGTCAGCGGACCGTGTGGCGATAAGGTTGACCACCGTGTTGTATGACACGGTGAACCTGCTAACCAAGGGCTCTACACTCCGCTCATCGGTGCTAGGGAACTCCTCCGGGTGAAAGTAGTTCAGGTCGACCAGTATGTACACGTACCCCTCCAGGTCGATCCCTCGCCTGCCAGCTCGCCCGGCCATCTGGAAGTACTCCTGCGCGGTCATAGGCTGGAAATCCACGCCGTTGAACTTGCGGACCGAGTCGAAGCAGACGGACTTCACCGGAAAGTTGATCCCCACCGCGAATGTCTCAGTGGCGTACAGCACACTGATCAGCCTGCGCTCGAACAGATCCTCGACTATCTCCTTGAGGACAGGCAGCAGGCCAGCATGGTGATAGGCTATCCCACGCTGAAGAATCCTTCTCATCTGTTTCACGCTGGGCATTGAGTCGATGCCCATTCCGTCGATTCGGTCGTCGAAGTAGTTGAGTATCTCGCGGCGCTCAGACGGCGAAAGGTAATCGATGGACCGCGCAAGCTCGTCAGCCTTCTCCTCACATTGCCTGCGGCTGAACACGAAATACAAGCAAGGGAGCCTTCGCTGTTCCGTGAGGCTAGCCACGAGATCGAGATGGGTCGTTGGGGCATACCGCGAGCCCTCGGAAGCCCAGAGCTCGTCAGCCTCCTCCAGCTCCTTGTCGCGCCTGGCTTTGAACTCCTTGAGCTCCTCCAAAGTGCATGCGCCTCTGGCAACGTCGTACACGAATTGCCTCAGAGGCACAACACGCTTGAAGTGACGGACCACGGCGACCTCGTGGCCCTTTATGTCCTGAATCCAGAAGGCCAGTTCGTCAGCGTTTGGAATAGTCGCCGAGAGCCCAAGGAGCCGCATGGATTCGGGCATGAATATGATGGACTCTTCCCAGACAGTTCCCCGCTCTTCATCTGCCAGATAGTGAACCTCGTCGAAAATGACATGGGACACGCCTTCGAGCCCCTCGGGGCTCAGGTGAAGCATGTTCCGGAATATCTCCGTGGTCATGATCAGGATCTGGGCACCGGAGTTGATAGTGACATCTCCGGTGATGATCCCCACATTCTCCGCCCCGAGCAGGCGCTTAAACTCCTTGAACTTCTGGTTGCTTAGGGCCTTGATCGGCGCAGTGTATATCACCCGATGGCCGAGTTTGAACATGCGCTCGATGAGGTAATCGGCGACGAGGGTCTTTCCGACTCCAGTAGGCGCCGATACCAGGACCGACCTGCCAGCCTCCAGATGCTTGATGGCCTCTCTTTGGAATGGGTCCAGCTGAAAGCCTCGGTATTCCAAAGGGATGCCATCCGACAGCTGAACGGCGACTGGATCGAATAGTGGGCCAGTCGCGGCCTGCGCGCCCAGTTCCTCCAGTCGCGAAGCTGGAGCGACAGATGCGGTCCCCTTCAGAACCTCACCTGCAGGCAGGGGATAAACGTCTCTAGAGGCGCGCCCTGCACGCCCTGCTGCAGTGGCCCTTGCCCCGCTGGGCGCCTCCTGAGGTCTCCTGGCCCGCCTCCTGCCGTGTGGTCGTCTCCTGTGGTCGCGTTTTTCGGTCTGCTCCATATATGTACCCCACCCAAGCCGCATTCAGTATTCGGAAGCACCCGACCACCGCGATGAGCGGGCGGGAGCGACGAGCCTCTACACCAAGCATGGACAGCCGCCATCCTGAGTATACAGGTTATCGTGTGTGCGGACAATCAGCCAGGGTAATCCGGTAATCCCCGGGTGATCGAGCGGTCGGCCGGGAGAACAAGCCAAGGTGGTAGGCCAAGGCGGTAGGCCAAGGCGATCAGCCAAGGCGATCAGCCAGGGCGATGCCGTTGCCCCCCTGCGCCGTCCCACGACGGCGGGCTTGGAACGGATGAATGACCTCCGCCCATGGTCAGAAGCGCCCGAGAGCCAAGTCATGATGAATAAGACCAGCCCCGCCATCGCACTGCGTAGGTTGCACTGGAAGCAGCATATCAGCGCAGAGCTACATACGAAGGGGGCCAGCAAACATGAATGGTATCACAGAGCTCGTCGGCTTGGATGTGTCCGAGGTAGGCGGCGCTGGCGCGCCGCGATTCCTTTATGTCCAGCTATGTCCAGCTACGTGCGTTGTGGCCACAGCGGGCATTCCTGCACGGCAATCCACTGGCGGGATTCAATCGCGCCTCGATGGCGCGGGCCATGAAACGGGGCGGAGTTTCCCATTTATGAGCGTGGACCGCCAGAAAACCCTCACGAATGAGAATCTCTGCCCGCCGTTTCACTCAAAAATGAGAATCTCGGCGCCACCGCCCGCGGGCGCCGAGTATGGGTCTTGGCATTCCTCAGTTCGGGAGGGCAAGGGATCCTGAGAGCGCAGAATTACTGCAGTGGAATAGCGCAATAGGACAATTGCGCAAAGCACTACGGCGCTATGACGCATAGGCGCGTACAGAGAGGACGCAGGGCCGCCGGCCAGCTCGCGCCTACCCTCCCGCCACCGGGGTAATGAGGAGAAGCGCCTCTCCGTCGGTAAGCACATGGGTCTTCGGCACCGGCACACCGTCCGCCACTACACTCATGACCAGCTCCGGCTTGATGCCGAGGGCCGTGAACATGTCGAGCACGGTCGCATCGGGAGAGAACTCATAGACGAAATCCTCTCTCTGGCCGGGGAAGTACTCCCTCGCATGTCCGTGCACCTTCACCTTGACCTGCATCCTGAACCGATCTCCAATCATCTATCAATCACACGAACGACTGACCGCGGTTTCGACTGGCCGCGGTTTCAACCGGCCGCGGTTTCGACTGGCCGCGACTGCTGCCAGCCACAGCCGCGACCAGCTGTTACTGCTACTGATCACGGTTGCGATCTAGGCCCAGCTGCACAGCGAGCCGCACGGCAAATCGCACGGCAAATCGCACGGCAGACCGTGCAGTAAACCGTACAGCAAACCTCGCGACAGACCGGCAATGAGCCGCGCCCTCGCCTACTTGAGCAGGCCTTTTGCCTCCAGATCTCTGACACAGCCATCGAGCCCAAGCTTCTCCAGGGTTTCGCGGGTGGGCATTCCATTGGAATCCCAGCCTCGGAGGGCATAGTACTCGTCGAGCATGGCATCGAGCTTGTCTTTGGGGATGACTTTACCCTTGGCCGGCCCGGTAGGCACCTCTTCCTCATAGAACCTGGCTGGCGGGTAATCCCACGACCTGCCAAAGCCCGGAATCTCCAAGAACGCGCGAGTCCTCGTGAGGTTCCATACCCTATCTGCCGCCTGATAGAGCTCATCCACAGTTATTTTCCGCCCGGTCACTGCAGCGAACATCACCGGGTAGTGGTCGTATTCAAACCCGATTTCAACCCACTGAAGCCTGCAGGTTCCGAGCAAGTCGAAGGATGGACGGATTCTCTGAAGCTCAATCACCTTCTCCGCCTTGCCCTCGGTGATGTCCCGGCCCTTGGCCACGTCGTACGTGATGGCCCAGGCGCGGCTGTGGTGCGCACCGATGTCTGCGGTCATATAGGAAAGCATCATTGCCGGCGCCCACCGCGCCTCGTAACCAGTCCACTCAAGGCCTTTCACGTGTATCGCGAACTTCTCGGATCCCTGGCCTATCTTACGAGATGCCGCCTTGACGCCATCTGCCAGGAGATCGCCGATGCCCTTCCGGAACGCAATGAGATTGGCGAGATACTCGAACGACTCGATATCTCCCCACTTCACCGCTCTCCCGAGCTGCTCCTCTGTGAGCAGGCCCTTTTCCGCGCATTCCATGACGAACGCGATCACATTCCCGCCGGAAATGGTGTCGAGGCCGAGTTCGTCGCACACCCAGTTGGCGTAGGCGACTTCCTCGATCGTTTTGAGCATGCAGTTTCCGCCCACCAATGCGACGGTTTCGTACTCCGGCCCCTCCACATACACTTGCTTGTCGCCCACCTTGGTGAGGCAGTATTTCCCGCACGGAGTGGGGCAACAGAAACAGCCCTTGTCGGTAACTAGTATCCTGTCCTTCATGGCCTGCCCGCCGATGTCTTCATGTCCTTCGAAGTAAGTGGTCCAGAAGTTCTTGGTTGGGAATGCGCCAACCTCATTCACCCATGGAGTAACGCCTGGAGTTCCCAGGGGAGTCCACTCCTTGAAGCCAGGCTTCTCGAAGCAAGCGTGGAACATCTTCTTCCCCTGCTCATACACGCCATCCGGGTCGGATAGGGGCACGGAGTTGGAGCCCCGCACGCACACTGCCTTGACTCTCTTCGATCCTAGCACGGCGCCTATCCCACACCGCGCGGCCTGCCTTCCAAAATCGTGGGACACACAGGCGAAGCCGACCTTGTTCTCGCCAGCGGGACCGATGATGGCGATCTGGAAGTCCTCGCCGAGATCGTCCTTGAGCATTTTCTCTGCAGCGAAAGAACCCTTGCCCCAGTATTTGGAGCCATCGCGCACTTCAGCCTTGCCGTTGTCGATTACTACTATCGAAGGGCGATCCGCCATGCCTTCGATGACGATCGCGTCATATCCAGCGTACTTCACCTCAGCTGAGAAGTGCCCGCCCATGTTTGCATCGCCGAGTATGCCAGTAGCAGGGGACTTCGCGCCGAATTGGACCTTTCCGCTTGCAGGCATGAACACGCCGGAGAGAGGGCCAGGGGCTATGACGACCTTGTTCTCCGGCCCTAGCGGGTCCGCTCCCACCGGAACCTCATCATAGAGGATCTTGTGGACGAACCCACGTCCGCCTATGTAATCGTTGGCCATCCCGGGGTCGGTCGGCTGCGTGCTCGATGTGCGATTTGTGAGATTCACCCTGAGGATCTTGCCCATGTAGCCCCCTTGCACTCTACCTTCCCCCTTCCCCGGAATCGGCGTCATATATCGCTCCTCGTGGGCACATCTCAACACATGCGCCGCACAGTATGCACTTGGACGGGACGGCCTCGCCCTCACTGGCGACCATCACTCCGTAAGGGCACTCATCAACGCAGGTCATGCATCCGATACACGTTTCCGAATCGATACGGTATACCCCGTCCACGAGGGCAATGGCCTCAACTGGACAGACTTCGGCGCATCGTCCGCACTGAGTGCAGTACTTAACCTCGTACTTTCCAGGCGCGGGGAAATGGGGCACGATCTTGAGAAGCCCCTTCTTCGGGTTGTTCTCTCGAAGTACTTCAAGAGAGCACGCAACCTGGCACACTCTGCACCCAGAGCACAGATCGTGTTTGGCCGCAAGCCTCATATGGCGACGCCTCCTTCCGACTGCGCATCCGTGAGTTATTACGACAGAAGCGACGCAATACCTTCATGTTCCATGCGCGCACCCGGAGTGGAGGCCGAGCATGCATGCGACACTAGCTCATCAGAGAAGCCCCGCCTCCTTGGCTGCGTCAGCAAGAATCCGCGCCGATTCCACGAACCCTGCCTGCTCCGAAGGCGCCAGTGGTATCTCAAGCTGCCTATCCACGCCTCCCCTATTGATCACGGCCGGTATGGAGAGGCACACATCATGAACACCACAGTACCCGTCTATCAGGCACGAGACTGTCATCACCGCATTCTCGTCTCTGAGAATCGCCCGAGTTATAGCGGTCATTGCGAGGGCGACGGCGTAGTAGGTGGCGCCCTTCCGCTGGATGATGGCGTAAGCTGCCCCTCGCACCTGCTCGAAGATGGCGTCTCTCACCTCCCGCCCACACCCCTTGCCGCACACTGGACAGTATTGATCTAGGTTGAGGCCCACTATGTTGGCTGTGCTCCACACAGGCACCTCCGAATCCCCGTGCTCCCCCACTATATAGGCGTGCACATTGGCCGGAGCGACGCCGCAATGGACACTGAGCAGGTGACGAAATCTCGCGCTATCCAGGAGGGTCCCCGAGCCCACCACTCTTGCAGCGGGAAATCCGGAGAGCTTCATTGCAGCATAGGTCATGATGTCAACAGGATTAGTAACTACCAAAAGCACTGCGTCAGGGCTCCACCTGGCCACCTCAGGCGCCACAGAGCGAAATACACTCAAATTCCGTTTCACGAGAGCCAGGCGCGGCTCACCCGGCTGCTGCGCGACTCCGGCCGTTAGCACGACGAGGTCGGAATGAGCTGTTGCCTCCCATCCGCCGCTCGCCACGACCACAGGGGGAACGAACGATTCCCCGTGGGAGAGGTCCATCGCCTCGCCCTCCGCTCTCCCTTCCCTCGCGTCAACCAGGACAATCTCCGAGGCAAGGCCGCTTATCATCAGCGTGTATGCGAATGTTGATCCAACAAGGCCAGTGCCCACCACTGATACCTTGGTGCGACGCCTTCCAGAAGCGCGATAGCGCATGCGCTACTCCTCCCATCCAGCCCTATGCGTAGTCTTCGTAGTATGCGCAGCATGAACTGAAGAAAGGATGTCGATTGCGAGGCGTAAACCGGGCAGAGACACGAAAACCAGGCAGAGACACGAAAAAACGCCCGCCCGGGAACGCATTCCCGAGCAGGCGCTTCATAGCGCTGGCCAACAGCATTCCAGCAGCATTTTTGCAGCACCCGAAAGCACCTTGAAGACACTCTGAAGGCTCCTGCGGTCGCTCTGCCAGCCGGTCCGTTCAAGCCCAGCCGAACTTCGACCCGATCCGGCCTATTTGCCTCCGCCCCCAGTGTCCAGCTTCGCCAGGTATACATCCGGCGCCACCACGTTGGCCCCTTTCTGACGAAGCTCCACGGTGATCTGGACTTTCCCGTAGTTCTCCTTGGAGAACTGAACGGTGTACTTGTCGCGCCTCAGCGGCGGGCTGAACCACAGCCCTTCAAGGCTAGTAGGGCAGTCAGCCGTGTATTTTGGATCCGATGCAGACGTAATCGTAACCTGAACACCGGGAATGGCGACTCTGTCAGACCCGGATAGCTCATATACCGCACCGCTCACACTCGCCGATCCGAGGAAGTAGAGTGTGCACCCTCCGGCCAGAAGGCATAGAGAGAGCACGGAAACTGCCAACAGCACACGCTTCATGCGCGCACCCCCGTTCCTCACGAAATCATAACGCATATGGGCATTTTCGACAGATACCGCTGAGTCTCCTGCATCGAGCGTAAGGCTATGCCGCAGCTGAGCGACCAATGGGCCACGAAACACGCGACAAGTGCCCGGGGGCGTATCCATCGCTAGCCTGGAGCGTATCTGGCGCATGTCTGGCTGGGCGCTCCGTCAGGCGAGCGATTCCGGCAGTAGCTCAGGCCAGCTTCTCAAACTCAGCCGTGAAATGCCTGAGCACCGGCGCCTGATAGGTGATCCTGAGCCCCTTGACCAAGTCACGCCGGGCGAGTATGCCCTCAAACGCGGCCGCGACGCGCTGCATATGCCTATCGGTGTAGACTCTCCTTGGCACGGCCAGCCTCACGAGCTCTAGCTGCGGGTATATTGGCTCTCCAGTGTTTGGGTCGGTCCGCCCGAACGCGCATGTTCCCAGTTCCACCCCGCGAATCCCGCCCTCGATGTAGAGCTCCACAGTGAGGGCCTGCGCCGGGAACTCCGCCTGCGGGATGTGGGGCAGGACCTCCTTGGCATCCACATACACCCCATGCCCTCCTGGCGGGGTTATGACCGGGACTCCCGCATCAATCAGCAGCTCAGCAAGGTAGGCGACTTGCCCGGTTCTATCCTCGAGGTAGTCTTCATTAAGGACCTCTGAAAGCCCCGCTGCCAGAGCCTCCATATCGCGCCCGGCAAGCCCTCCGTAGGTGGCGAACCCCTCGAACGGTATGACCCACTGCAGAGCGCGCCTGTATAGATCGCGATCCCGAAACGCAAGGAATCCGCCCATGTTCACAAGGCCGTCTTTCTTTGCGCTCATCATGCACCCATCACCGTATGAGAACATCTCCCGTGCTATCTCGATGATGCTCTTGTCGGCATAGCCAGGTTCGCGGGTCTTGATGAAGTAGGCATTTTCCGCGAAGCGGGCGCAATCGAAGATCATCAGCACTCCGTGCCTGTGGGCAATGGCGCTCGCGGACCTGATGTTATCCATCGACACCGGCTGCCCGCCATTGCTGTTGCATGTGATTGTCATGATAACGAATGGCACGACGCTTCCGCTGTGAACTGCGAGTTCGCGATCCAGGGCGTCGAGGTCGATGTTTCCCTTGAAAGGCTCATCGCTCTCGATTACGTAACCCTCAGGCCTCAGGAGGTTCACCGGCTCCGCGCCTCGGAGGAGGATGTGACCTTCAGTGGTATCGAAATGCATGTTCCCGAGCACTCGCTGCCCTGCCTTCACAAGCGTCGTCATGAGCACATGCTCGGCCCCTCGGCCCTGATGGGTCGGGGCCACAAACTCGTATCCTGTGATGCTGCGCACCGCATCTCGGAGCTTGAAGAAGCTCTTGCTGCCGGCGTACGCCTCATCGCCAAGCATCATCGCAGCCCACTGCGAATCGCTCATGGCCGATGTGCCGGAATCAGTGAGGAGATCGATGTACACGTCCTCCGATCTGAGGTTGAACACATTGTAGCCCGCCTCAAGGATGCTCTGGACCCTCTCTTCCCTCGTGGTCATCTTGATGGGCTCGACCATCTTGATCCGGTACGGCTCTGCGTAAGAGTCTCTAGACCTCAACACAATGCCCCCCTGTTCATCCGCATATCGGGCGCCGGCGGACCACGCCCCGCCCGCCCTGGGCGGCGCCGGTCTCTCCGGTGATTCCGAGTTCTCGCGGCCACCGTCAGATGTTTACTTCGGTCTCACTCGGGGCAGTCCCTGCATCGGGCTGACCGCCCGCACGAGTCTGCGCATTCTTTCTTTCCTTTTCCCGAAGCCTTCGGCAAATGAGTATGTACTGCTGGCAGAGGGTTATGAGCATCCTAACGTACGGGCCTGATTCATCGATCTCTCTGAGTGGGAGAAGGTCGCCAATCTTCTCGCGCATTCCCTCAATCGTGAGGTCTGCCTCGGTTATCACGATGAGGGTCACGTTGTTCTTCACGCTCAGGCTGACCTTAATGTGGTCTCTGATCTGCTGCTCTCGCAGGGCATCTTCCTTTGGGAACATCGAGGTTGTCTCGTAGTGCTGGCGGCCATTGAACTCGAACGCCACCTTTGGCTCCAAGTACTGCCGATCATATTCGAGCGGACGATTGGTGTGGATGCTATCAAGGTGAGCAGGACGAGCGTTTTCAATGAACTCGCAGTCCGCAACCAACAGATCCAGAATGGACTTCATCAGGAATTCGCCGACGCGGGGCGTCACCTCACGCTCGGCCTTGAGCCGGGCCGCCATCATCGACTGGACATGATGGGGAATGGCGGCAACTGCGGTCTTCCGACCGGATTTCGTGCGCGTAGTGATCCACCCTGCTTTGGCAAGCGATAGGCATTCGCTGCGCACCTTGCTTCTTCTGATGCCCGAGATCCGACTGAGCTC
The sequence above is drawn from the Clostridia bacterium genome and encodes:
- a CDS encoding L-lactate dehydrogenase, translating into MRYRASGRRRTKVSVVGTGLVGSTFAYTLMISGLASEIVLVDAREGRAEGEAMDLSHGESFVPPVVVASGGWEATAHSDLVVLTAGVAQQPGEPRLALVKRNLSVFRSVAPEVARWSPDAVLLVVTNPVDIMTYAAMKLSGFPAARVVGSGTLLDSARFRHLLSVHCGVAPANVHAYIVGEHGDSEVPVWSTANIVGLNLDQYCPVCGKGCGREVRDAIFEQVRGAAYAIIQRKGATYYAVALAMTAITRAILRDENAVMTVSCLIDGYCGVHDVCLSIPAVINRGGVDRQLEIPLAPSEQAGFVESARILADAAKEAGLL
- a CDS encoding tryptophanase; the protein is MRSRDSYAEPYRIKMVEPIKMTTREERVQSILEAGYNVFNLRSEDVYIDLLTDSGTSAMSDSQWAAMMLGDEAYAGSKSFFKLRDAVRSITGYEFVAPTHQGRGAEHVLMTTLVKAGQRVLGNMHFDTTEGHILLRGAEPVNLLRPEGYVIESDEPFKGNIDLDALDRELAVHSGSVVPFVIMTITCNSNGGQPVSMDNIRSASAIAHRHGVLMIFDCARFAENAYFIKTREPGYADKSIIEIAREMFSYGDGCMMSAKKDGLVNMGGFLAFRDRDLYRRALQWVIPFEGFATYGGLAGRDMEALAAGLSEVLNEDYLEDRTGQVAYLAELLIDAGVPVITPPGGHGVYVDAKEVLPHIPQAEFPAQALTVELYIEGGIRGVELGTCAFGRTDPNTGEPIYPQLELVRLAVPRRVYTDRHMQRVAAAFEGILARRDLVKGLRITYQAPVLRHFTAEFEKLA
- a CDS encoding 4Fe-4S binding protein, yielding MRLAAKHDLCSGCRVCQVACSLEVLRENNPKKGLLKIVPHFPAPGKYEVKYCTQCGRCAEVCPVEAIALVDGVYRIDSETCIGCMTCVDECPYGVMVASEGEAVPSKCILCGACVEMCPRGAIYDADSGEGGR